In bacterium, the DNA window TTTCGGCCGACGGCGCGCGGAGCTGGAGGGGCCTGGGATAGAGTGAACCGGGAGGAGGAGGCGACATGGGTCCCATGGAAGGCGTGCGGGTCATCGAGTTGGGCGTCTGGGTGGCCGGCCCCGCAGCTGGGGGCATCCTGGCGGACTGGGGCGCGGACGTCGTGAAGATCGAACCACCGGGGATCGGAGACCCCAGCCGCCTTTTCGCCTCGATGCTCGGCTCCGATTTGCCCTTCAACCCGCCCTTCGAGATGGACAACCGCAGCAAGCGAAGCCTCGTACTCGATCTGGCGACGAAGCAGGGCCGCGAACTGGGCCTGGAGCTGATCGATTCGGCGGATGTCTTCGTCACGAATGTGCGTCAGGCTGGCCTCGAGCGGATCGGTTTCGGCCCGAGCCAGCTCCTGCAACGCAACCCGCGGCTGATCTACGGCGCAATCACCGGCTTCGGGCTCGAAGGCCCGGACAAGGACGAAGCGGCCTACGACATTGCAAGCTTCTGGGCACGGTCGGGCATTGCCCACATGCTCACCCGACCCGGTGGTCAACCACCCTTCCAACGCGGCGGCATGGGTGATCACAACACCGGCCTGGCTGCGGCTGGCGCCATCTCCGCGGCCCTCTTCTCACGCGAGCGGACAGGCGAGGGCCAACTCGTTTCCACTTCCCTGCTCCGCGAGGGCGTCTACACCCTCAGCTTCGACCTCGCCACGGCCCTGCGCTTTGGCGTCGGCTTGCAGGTGGCCGACCGCAGTTCCATGGGCAACCCCTGCATCAACAACTATCGAGACAAGGATGGCCGTTGGTTCTGGATCGTCGGGCTCGAGGGAAATCGTCATTGGCCGCCGCTCTGTCGGGTCGTGGGCCATCCGGAGTGGGTCGACGACCCGCGCTTCACCACCCCGAAGGATCGCGCCCAGAACGCGACTGTCCTGATCAGCATGCTCGACGAGATCTTCGCCGGCCGGAGCCGCGACCAATGGGCGGAGGTCTTCGCCACCGAAAAGGACATGTGGTGGGCGCCCGTTCAGGACCTGGAAGAAGTCATGGCGGACGAGCAGGTGCTCGCATCCGGTAGCTTCTGCGACGTACCGGATTCCGGAACCACGACGCTCTTTCCCGCCTCACCGGCCGATTTCCACGGCACGCCCTGGGAGCCGCGCTGGATGGCCCCGGACCATGGTGAGCACACGGACGAAGTGCTCCAGGAAATGGGCAGGACGGCAGAAACGATTGCCGCGCTAAGGGCGTCCGGTGTGGTCGAGTGAGAATGGGGGCAATGACGCCAGGAGTCGCGCCAATTCTTCGGCCATGACCTGATGTCCGAACGACGTCAGGTGGACCCGATCCCACCAGAGGAAACCCTCGTCCCTGCGCGCCACCAGGGCGGCATGCAGATCGAGGACGGGAAGCCCGTGGCGCCCGCCGACCTTGCGCAAGATGTCGTGGCGCTCCAGCAGGCCTGCCAGACTCTCCTCGCCACGAGCCTCGATCGTATTCGGCTCGAGGACGAACACGGTGTGGATGCCCCGCTCCCGGTTGAATACGGCAAGCGTTTCCAGAGCCTGCTCGAGTGCCTCGAAATCGCGATCGTTGTTTCCGAGATCGACGACGACCAGCTCGGGTGCCCAGGCGCTCCAGGTCTCGGTCCAAAGGGGCACGATCTGTGGGCCCGTGAAGGCGGGGATGCCCGTGTTGATGCACTCCACGCGGGTCCCGGGCGATGCCGTCTCGTTCCAGCCGCGCTCGAGACGCGTCACCCAGGGTTCTTCCGCAGCTGCAGCTCCGGATCCCCAGGTCTGGGAGCTTCCAAGGAACACGATCCGCCGAACCCCCGGTGCGGGCGGAACCAGCGGATGCTCCCGGGCCAGGCGCGGAACGATCTCCCCCTCGTACTCGATGTGATTCTCATAGTCTGCGAAGTCTGGTTGCTTGGGATGCAGACGACCGAGGTAGATCCACTCGGTTGCGAACAGCAACGCAGCCATCGCGACGAGAACCAGTTCCGCGAGCAAGAGCACAGCACCCCCACTCACCTCGCCCCGTTGCCGTGCAGCCCGGGTCCCGAGCCACACGACACCCGTTGCGCCAAGCACGAGCAGGAGTGCAACCAACCCGACGGCTACAGCCCCTCGCCGGTTGGCAAAATGCTCTTCGACCGCGCGGCCATCGCGAGCCACGATGCGAAGGTCATCGACCCAGGCCTTCCGGCCCGCCGTGCTGCGCAACCCCAGCCGAACGCTTGCGCTCCCTGCCTGGCCGCAGGGGCCAAGACTCTCGCCGTCGAGGGAAACCTGCCCGCCCTGCCACTCGAAACGATGCCATTCACCGTCAAGAGCCCCCGACGAGGAAACGGGCAATGCGGAGCGCTTCTCGAAGCGCCCACCCGGAGCGACCCGGAAGCATCCGCCGCTGAGCCCAGGGCTGCGACTGAAGCGAACAGCGTCGAAGCCCACATGATCGTCTCCCAGCAGCACCGTGAACGTGCCTTCCCCGGGCAAGCGAAAGCGAAGCTCGATGCGTTCAGGGTCGAGGAGCTCGTGCCAGCGAAGTTCGTGGTGTCCGTGCCAGACGCCTAGGTCCAGGCGCTCACGAAAGAGCGCCGTGCGCGTCGTCATGAACGAAACCGACCCCAGAATGCCGTGGGAGAGGCCGATCTTCGCGCTCTGCCAGCGCCCGCCCGCGTGCAGCGTGTTGCCGACCTGCAGCCAGGTCTTCGCGAACAAACCCGCTGCCAGAAGCGCGAGCAGCACGCTCAACAGAACCAGACCCACGCCGGCCGAGCTGCGAGAATCAGCCGACACCGCGTTCCAAGACCGCGAAGCGCGCCCCATCCTCTCGAACAGGCTCGACGGTTCCTATAGCGACAGCCCCGGCGTCCCCTCCGGAATGCAGGGCCGAGAGGGTCTCGCTCATCGCGTCTCTTGGCACGGCGAGCAGAAGGCCTCCGGAAGTCTGCGGATCGAAGAGCACCTCGGCGACGGCATGGTCGTGCAGCGATGTATCCCAGGCGATGCCACGCCGACCCTCTGCATTCTGATCGTGAAAGGAGCTGCGCACACCGGCTTCCAGAAGCTCACGCGTGCCAGGAAGAAGTGGCAACGCGTCGACGAAGAGTCTCGCGGATCGGCTCCCGGCCTCCAACATCTCACCCAGATGGCCGGCCAGTCCGAAGCCCGACACATCGGTGGCAGAGCGAGCCAGACGCGTCGCAACCGCGGCGGCGTTGGCGTTGGAGCGGGCCATGTGATCTAGAACGGCCTGGAGCCATGAGCCGCGGGCGCGGCCCTGCATATCCGCCGCGAGCACCACGCCGGTTCCGAGAGCGGCTGTCAGCACCAGCACATCGCCCGACTCCAGGGCGCCGAGGGGCAACGGCCCGCGCGCTGGCGAATCCCCCATGATGGAGAGCCCTACGAAGAGTTCGGGCCCCTGGGTCGTATGGCCGCCGACCAGGCTCACGCCGAGCGGATCGAGCGCGGTTCGCATGCCAGAGAGCACCTGGAAGAGCGTCTCTTCCGCGCCGACTTCGTCTTCGTCTGGGATCGTGACCAGGGCCAGGGCATGGTGCGGCGTTCCGCCCTTCGCCTGCACGTCGCTCACCGCGTTGACGGCGGCCACCCGCCCCACCCACCACGGGTCGTCGGTGAAGGCGCGAAACCCATCGACCGTCGTGAGTACGACGTCGCCGCTTGGCGTTCGCACAGCCGCTGCATCATCCGGCGCGTCGAGGCCTACGACGACACGATCGTCGGGCGACGCCGGAGCGAGACGCGCCAGCGCTCCGGAAAGCGGGTTGGCGCCTACCTTGGCAGCGCAGCCGCCACACGGCATCTCCTCCATGCCCATCTCTTCGGGTGTCGGGAACTCCTGGGCGGCCGCACCATCCGCTTCGAGCACCTGGAGGCGTTCCATGAAGCGGCGATCGATCCGATCCTTGAGCCGCCAGACGGCGCGTGCAGAAAAGGCAAGTCCCCATTTGCCGCCGATCGCGCGCTCCCCACCGAGATTGAGAAGGGCCAGGAAATCGCGTTGTGGTCGATGCCGGCGCAAGGGACGGCCGGTCAGGGTGGCGCGAAGGTTGGCGTCGAGGGTGGGGCCGGCGCGCACCGCATGCACGCCCGCCTTTGGCACCCACGGATGGTCGGTCAAAGAGGCACAGTCGCCGACAGCGAAGAGGCCATTCGCTCCTTCGACTTCAAAGCTGGAAGCGACTCGAACGAAACCCGCCTCGTCGATTGGAAGAGGAGAGTTGCGGAGGAGCGGGACCGGGGCCGCTCCCGTCGCCCAGACGACGAGATCCGCTGGCCGTCGGTCTCCGTTCTCCAGGCAGAGACCCTTCTCTTCGACCGCCGAGACCCGCGCGCCGGTGACGATTTCGATCTCCCGCTCTCGCGCGGCGGCCTCTACCGCACGACGCAATCGGGGCGATGAATCCGGGAGGATCGGAGTATCCGTCGTGATCTCGATCCTGGGCGCAGCACCGACCGAGCGCAGTCGCGTATCCAGCGTGAACGCAAGCTCCACGCCGGCCGCGCCACCTCCAACGATCGCGATACGCGGGCCTCCTTCGACCCGTCGCACGCGAGCAACTGCATCGTCGACCCGGTCCACGAAGTTTCGGATGGGACGGGTAGCCAACGCATGTTGACGAACCCCGGGGAGCTCAGTCCCGCGCACCGCACTACCGACATCGAGGCTGGCTGTGTCGTAGCGCAGCGCCGGACGGCCGACGAACTCGATGCTTCGGGTCGAAGGCACGATTCGGCTGGCGGCCGCCAGGATGACGCGAGCTCTCGCCCGGCGCGCCAGGGGAACGACATCGATCTCCGCCTGTGCGACTTCGTACTCACCCGCCACGACGCCAGGCACCATCCCTGAGTAGAGCGCCTCGGGACGGTCGAGTACGACCGTGAGCCGCACATCCGGAAGCGGGTCCATCATCCAGCGGCGAATCACCTGGACATGGGCGTGACCGCCTCCCACCAGCACCAGGTCTGCCCGCGGCGACACGTTCATCGGAACCCCACAGCATCGAACATCGACTCAAGAGGTAGCGAATTGGACGACGCGGAAGCCCCGCTTGGCTTCAACGTTCTCCCGGGCTGGGCGTGTACCAGATCGGAGAACTCCAGGCGCGTTCCTGGATTCTGGGCCGATGGGCTTCGGAGCAGCATGCGCTCAGGGCATCGGGAATCTTCTCGGGCTCGGCGCAGTCGACCTTGGCTGCGATGCATACGTATTGACTCCACCGGCAGGTTGGATTCTCGAGCACACGCGCGTAGTAGAAGGCAGGCTCGCTCGGGTCGAAATCCGGGTCGGTCCAGACACTGCAGAGCGATTGGGCGCCCCCGGAGCCCGTCGGCTCACAGGTCGAGAGATCCACATCCGCGCCGCCCTTGGCACCGGCCACGAGGATGACCTCTTCCTTCGCCTCGCCCTCTTGGAGCCAACCCTTCACCACCTCGATGCGCTGCAGAGGCCTGCCTCCAACTCCGCCATCCTGCAGAGCCCATACGGCCAGCCTCGGCGCATCGGCTGTTGCAGGGCGGTCCGCGAAGTCGGAGCCCATCGCCACGCCGCGCTGGTAGCCCTGCGCAACGAAGTCCTCTTGCTCGCACAGGTCCGCCGGGTAGTCCCAACCGCCGAAGAAGCGGACGATCGGACGCGTTCCACTGGTGGCATACGCTTCGCGCCGCTGCATCGCTGCGAATAGCGAATCGCGACTGTTCTCCTCCGCCCAGAGCACGGCCAGTCCGCCCGGATTGAACTCGAAATCATCGGAGAATCCGACCGGAACGCCCTGCCCGGCACCGAGCCCAGCCCCGCCGTGCCCGGGATGGCCCTCTTCGGCCGTCATGCCCGGAGCGGCGATATGGCTATCCGTGCTTCCGATGACGCCGAACTTGAACGGGTTGGCGCCGGTCTGCCACCCGACTAGCAAGCCCTGCTTCAGGGCATCGCGAACGAAGCTACCCGCCGGCGGAACCTCCTCCGATACGAACATCGAGAACTTCGCGCCAAATCGGTCATAGGGAAGCTTCTCGAAGCCGCAGGCCTCCTCGCCAGCCCAACCGGCAGCGACGTCGCATTCGGAATCGCCCTTATGCTGCACCATCTCCACCAACGGTTCCCAACGCGAACGGCGCTGGGCTTCGTCAGCGCCGATGGCCATGCCGTCGTCGTCGGGCGACGCCACACCCGCGGACTGGAACATCAGCCCGCCCGACAGATTGGAATTGTGGGGAATCGTGAGGACATCGCAGCCATCACGACCCTCCACACATTCCCCCTGCAGGCGATCCCAGAGATCGATGGCCGATGGCGTGTCGACCCAGCTCGTCGGCATGGGCGGAACGTTCTCGTTCCGGAAGATCACGTTGCGATGGAGATTCTGCCCCGTGCCAACCGTCCCGGTCCATTCGTAGCCGACGAAACTCGTGAAACGACAAGCTCCCGAACGGTCGTAGGCCTCCTCGGCCGCATCCTGGATCTCCTGCCAGACGACACCCCGTTGTTCGGCACAGCGAGCACCTTCATCTCCGCACAAGCCCCACCGACTCTTGCCCACGAGGGTGCGCCCGGCCGTCAGCTGAAACGCGATCGATGGGAAATTGCGATGGGCGATGCAGACAGGGTGCCAATAGCCGTCCATCCCCGGCGTCGTGCACACCCGCACGGTTCCGAAGAGTTCCGCATGGTCACTGATGGCGGTCCAGTCGAGCGGGCGGTCGAGCTGGATCGTTCGGGTCGGCTGGTTGTCTTCGTCGTAGGGCTGGATTCCCATCGGGTCGCCCTTGGCGAAGCGGTAGGCATCTCGCGGCGTGTTGCGCGTATCCTGGGTGCTGGCATCGAAGGAGAAGGCCGTATGTACGTGGGTATCGCCGAAAAAGGGTCGGCGCAGGCGGTCATGCTGTGTGCAGGCTTCACGAGCTTCGGTTCGATCGAAAGCCAACCCGGCGGCCGGCATCGCCAGCAGGATCAAGCCCAACCACAAGCGACTCGAGCTCAATCGAGTTCCTGCATCATTTCCACCGCCGACGCGGCCAAAGCATCCACCTGGGCCTGGAAGAGATCCGTGTTGGCAGCGGCTCCCATCACGCCTTTCAAGTAGCGAGACAACACACCCTCTACGATGGCGGCCAGCCTCCAGTACTGAAACGCACGGTAGTAACTCACCTTCGAAACATCGCGACCGGTGCGCTCGGTGTAACGCGCAAGGAACTCGGCCCGGGTCGGAAAGCCGGTGCATGCTGTGGGCGAAATCGCGGCACCACCGGCGCTCGCTTCGGCTTCCCCAACCTCCGTCCAGTTGTTCATGATGTAACCAATGTCGGCCAGGGGATCACCGAGGGTGCAGAGTTCCCAGTCGAGTACGGCGGCGACCTTACCCTCGGCAAGAGACAGCATGTTTCCAAGCCTGTAATCGCCATGAACGATCGATGCGCCGATCTGCTCGGGCATTTGCGCCTCGAGCCCGGCAGCCACCTCCTCCATCGACGCCAGCTCGCGCGTCTTCGTCTTCTCCCATTGCGTCCGCCAGCGCTTGATCTGCCGGGCCAGGTAGCTCTCCTTGCGCCCGAGATCCCCCAGGCCAATGGCATCCGGATCGACCGCGTGGAGATCGGCCAACACCTCGACCACGTGTTCGCCGAGCCGGCCCCGCGCGGACTCATCGAGGACCCGCGTCGAGATGTCAGCGTCCGTCAGTACGTGGCCTTCGACGTAGTTCATCACGTAGAAGGGAGCATCGTTCACGCTCTCGTCCTGGCAGAGTCCGAGCGCGGAAGGCACAGGGACGGGCGTCGGCCCTACCGCCGCAATGATCCTGTGCTCCCGCCCCATGTCGTGGGCCGTTGCAATGACCGCACCGAGCGGCGGGCGCCGCAAGACGAAGGCGTTCCCGGCCGCATCCTCCACCTTGTACGTGAGATTCGAGTGCCCGCCCGTGATCAACGAGAAGCAGAGCGGCGGCTTCACATCCGGAATATTGCTCTCGAACCACGCTGTCACGTTCTCAGCGCGGATGCCCTTGATCGGTTCGTCGTCTGCCATCGCCCGGTACGCTAGCAGCCTCCAAAACACCGCGTCACGAGAGAATGGCCCCTCAACCCGCTCCGGGCTTCTCACCGGCGAAGAACGCTCGAGGATTGTCCACCAACAGCCATTCGATCTGGGCGTCACTCACGCCGGCTTCCCTCAGTCGTGGAACGATCCGCTCGAAGAAGTGGCTCGGGTTCCAGACCTTGATCACCTCGGCGTAGAGCTCCGGCGGCAGCGGCTGGCCGCGCCAGCACCACACGGAATCATGAGAAACGACCACGTGGCCGCCGGCGCCTGCTTCGAGCAACCGAACGAGCGAGGCGATCCGCTCCGCATCCGGATGCAGAAGCTCGATACCGAAGCGGTCGAAGCCGAGATAGGAACCGCCGCCTACGAGCTGCATGTGGTAGGCGTGATCGGTCGAACCGCAGGAGTGTCCGATCAGGATGCGATGGGGCGGAACGCCGTTCTCCACGAGGATGCGCTGTTGTTCATCGCCCATCGTTCCTTCGTCGGTATGGGTCGTGATCGGCGCCCCGGTGGCCACCGAAGCCTTCGCGGCTGCGAGAAGGACGTTCCTCTCGTAGGGCGTGATCTCCCCTGCGCCCGTCGCGACCTTGATGATGCCCGCGCGCACACCCGTCTCTCCAATACCGTCGGTCAGCTCCTTCTCGAAGAGCTCCGCCATGGCGTCGACGACGGGAGCGAAGCCCCCGCGGAAATGCCAATACGGAAACCCGCCCTCGTTCTGCTTGTAGAGCCCTGTTGCGCAGATGATCTGGAAGCCGGTGCGCCCGGCCATCTCCGCCATGAACTCAACATCACGCCCGAGGTCTGCGGGGCATGGATCGAGCATCGAAACCACGCCGTGGTCACGGATCTCGGCGATGCGATCCGTCACGGCTGCGCGCATCTCGTCGCGGCTCGGCCCCGGGTGGATCGTATCGGATTCCCATCCTGGGTAGCCGATCAGGAGGTGCTCATGCATGAGCGTGCGCCCGAGTTCTTCGGGCGAAATGGAGCCGGTGACGGTCTGGATCTGCGGGGCCATGGCGGGTTCCTCCGGCGGGGAAGATACACCGCTCTGCGGGAAGCGATGAGCTATTCCGGCGTGACGTAGGCCGCGGTGATCCCGCCATCCACCGCGAAAGTCGCGCCCGTCACGAAGGAGGACTCGTCCGAAGCGAGGAACACGACGGACTGGGCGATCTCCTGGGCCTCACCGAAGCGGCCCATCGGGATATGGACGAGCCGGCGCTGCTTCTTCTCCTCGGTATCCAGGTACTTCATCAGCAGCTCCGTGCGCAGCGGCCCCGGGCAGAGTGCGTTCACGCGGATTTCTTCGCGAGCGTGAATGACGGCAAGTTCCCGAGAGAGCGCCAGGACGGCGCCCTTGCTGGCGGTGTAGGCAAGCTGGGGCGTGGCCGCGCCAAGTGAGGCCACGAAGGATGCGGTGTTGATGATGGAGCCGCCGCCGGCCCGACGCAGGGCGGGAATGCCGAACTTGCAACCGAGGAATACACCCTTCACGTTGACGTTCATCGTCAGGTCGAAGACCGCCTCTTCGGTGCTCTCGGCATCACCATCATCGATATGCGAAATACCGGCATTGTTGAAGAGCACGTGGAGCGCGCCGAAAGAGCGCTCGGCCGCGGCCACCATGCGTTCGCAATCGGCCGGCTTCGAGACATCCGCCTTCACGAAGAGCGCCTCGGCGCCCTCCTCACGTAGGCCTTCAGCCGCCGCAGCACCCTCGGCTTCGTCCAGATCGACAAGGACGACCCGTGCGCCTTCCAGCGTGAATGCCCGTGCCGTCTCGAGGCCGATCCCCCGCGCTCCCCCCGTCACCAACGCGACTTTTCCCACCAACCGCTCTGCCATCGTCTCCCCGCCTAGCCGCCGATCCGGTACATCTCGATGCGCTCTCCGGCTTTGCGCGGGCCTGCCTTCCCGGAGCGCTCTTCCGAATAGCGATCTTCCCGTTCCGTCCAAGTGCCCGCGATCATCTCGCGCAGGGTCGCGTCACTCACGCCGGCCCGGAGTGGCGTCTTGAGATCCCGACCACCCTTCGCAAACAAGCACGTGACGAGTTCGCCTTCCGCCGAAAGCCGGGCCCGGGTGCAGCCGCCGCAGAACGGCTCGGACACCGATGCGATCACTCCGATTTCGCCGGATCCATCGCGATACCGGTAGCGCCGCGCAACTTCGCCGGAGTAATTCGGATCGACGGGTTCGAGCGGGAACTCCGCATCGACGCGCTCGACGATCTCGCGGGCGGGCACGACCTGCTCGAGCCGCCAGGCGTTCATCGTCCCGACGTCCATGAATTCGATGAAGCGAACGATATGGCCCGTCCCACGGAAATGGCGGGCCAGCGCGACGACATCGTCCTGGTTCATGTCTCGCTGCACGACACAGTTGATCTTGATGGGTCCGAGGCCGGCGGCTTCGGCCGCGGCAATGCCCGCCAACACCTGCTCGGGCTCTCCGCGACCTCCGGATGTGCGCTGGAAGACCTCGGGACGAAGCGAATCCAGACTGACCGTTACGCGCTGAAGGCCGGCGTCGGCAAGCGCTGCGGCTTGTCCCGGGAGCAACACGCCGTTCGTGGTGAGCGCCAGATCTTTCACGCCGGGGATGGCCACCAGGCCGGCAATCAGATCGCTCAGGTTGGCGCGCACCAGAGGCTCGCCACCGGTGATGCGCAGTTTCGTGGCACCCAATTCGACCGCAAGCCGCGCAACGCGCAGCACTTCTTCGAAACGCAGGATGTCCTTGCGCGGCAGGAAGCGGTAGTCCTCGCCGAAGACCTCGGCGGGCATGCAGTAGGGGCAGCGGAAGTTGCAGCGGTCGGTGACCGAAATGCGGAGATCACGAAACAGGCGGCCCCGGGCATCCGGAAGCTCTGTGGCCGCTGCGCTTCCGCCCCGCCCGGTCAGTCCGCGTAGCCCCACTTCTTCTTGTTCTCCGCCACTTCCTCGGTGGAGGGCGTCGGGTGTTCGGTGACTTCGGGCACGTCGAACGCATCCTTGTCATCGACGATCTTGGCGTTCTTGGCGACGTCATCGGCGAAGACTTCGGGAACGCGCTCATCCTCGAAGATGGCTTCCCAAGGGCACTCCGGTTCGCAAACGCCACAATCGATGCACTCTTCGGGATCGATGTAGAGCTGGTTCGGGAAGGCGCTCTTGTCGTCACCCTTGTACTCGTAGATACAATCAACGGGGCAGACCTCGACACAGGCTGCATCCACTTTGTCCTGGCAAAGACTCGTAATCACCCAGGGCATCGTCTCTCCTCAGATGGCTCACCCGGTCGGCTCACTCCTACCGGGCTCTCAACGGGCGGCCGGATCCTAACCGCTCCGGAGGGCTTGGGGAAGGAATCTTGACTCCTTCGTCCCGTATTTCTACCTTGCCGGCTCCTCACGACGCCTGTCCGGAGATCCCTATGAGCGAACCGAATGCCCACACGCGCATCCAGGCCCTGGTCGATGGAGACCCTGTGGTGCTGTTCATGAAGGGCCACCGCCAGATGCCCCAATGCGGCTTCTCGGCCCAGGTCGTCCAGATCCTGGACTCGTTGATCCCCGAGTACGCGACGGTGAACGTGCTCGAGGACCCGGAGGTCCGTCAGGGCATCAAGGATTTCTCGAACTGGCCCACGATCCCCCAGCTCTACGTCCGAGGCGAGTTCGTGGGTGGCTGTGACATCATCACCGAGATGTACCAGTCCGGTGAGCTCCAGCCGCAATTGCGCGGCGAGGGCTGAGCCCGCCGGAACCCGGGCTGCTCCGTGGATCCCAACGCCCCCGCTCCCGCGGTCTTCGATGTCGGAGACGAAGGCTTCGTCACCGATGTGCTGGAGGCCTCTCGCCAGGTTCCGATCGTCGTCGACTTCTGGGCCCCGTGGTGCGGCCCGTGCAAAGCGCTGGGGCCGATCCTCGAGCGGCTCGCCGAGGAATCCGGCGGCGCCTTTCGCCTGGCCAAGCTGAACGTGGATGAAGCCCCCCAGGTGGCCGCCCAGCTGCAGGCTCGCAGCATTCCGTTGGTGGTCGGCTTCCGCGATGGGCGGGCCGTCGCCGAATTCGTCGGCGCCCGCCCCGAGAGTGGCGTGCGCGAGTTCCTGGCCAAGCTCCTCCCGAGCGAGGCCGACCAGCTTGCCTCCGAGGGCGCCGACCTGCTGACCGGTGGCCAGCCCGAAGCCGCCGAGCAGCGCTTCAGGGCTGCACTCGACGCCCAGGATCGACATCCGCGCGCCCTGCTCGGCCTGGCCCGTGTTCTGGCCGGACGCGGGGAAGCCGAGGCCGCCCTGGCCGAGCTCGAGCGGCTGACGCTCGCAGACCCGGAAATCGAACAAGAAGCCGAACGCCTGGCCGCCGAGATCCGCACCCAGAACCAGGCTCCCGCTAGTGGCGACGTAGACACCGCCGCGCTCCAGGCGAAGCTGGACGCCGACCCGGACGACCTCGCCACCCGCCTGGAGCTGGGCCGCGCCCTCGCCGCCGCCCACGACTACGAGCCCGCGCTCGAAGCCTTCCTCCAGGTCATCCAACGAGACCGGGATTTCGCCGACCAGGCCGCCCGAAAAGCCATGCTCGACCTCTTCGAACTCCTGGGCAACGACCACGACCTGACCCACGACTACCGCGCCGCCCTGGCCCGCACGCTCTTCCGCTGATGCCACCCGGGGACGCACCCGAGGCGTCTCCGCTGTTGTTGCGCCACCGCGATATCCTTCCTGGATGGCACGTGGTTTCATTCTCCAGCCGACCTACCGCATTCGGGGGAATGTCCCGGTCGTCCAGCTGTATGGGCGGCTGGAGGAAGGCCAGCCATTCCTCGTCGAAGACGACCGGTTTCGTCCGTACCTGTTCGCGCCACCGAGGGCGGCCGCCGAGTTGGCTCAGCGAAGGGGGATCCGCATCGCCGAGACCGAGCTAAGCGATCTCCAGGGAGAGCCCGTCGTGCGAATCGAGGTGGCGACCCCCGCGGAAGTGCCGACGATTCGCGATCGCCTGATTCGATCGGGAATTCCTGCGCTCGAGGCCGATGTGCGGTTTCCGTATCGGTACCTGATCGACCATGACATCCTCGCGACGCTCGCCATCACTGGTGAACCCGAGCGCGTGCCGCTCGGCACCGGAGCACCGGACCTTCTTCGTTTCGAAAATCCGACGATCGAGGCTGCGGACGCCCGACCGGAACTCAGCACCCTCTCGATCGATATCGAAACGACGGCCGACGCAAAGCTCGTCTTCTCTGTGGCACTCGTCGGTTGTGGGGTCGAGGAAGTCCTGTTGATTGCCGACCGCCCCGTGCAAGGCACGACGGTCGTCGCGGACGAAGCCGAACTCCTCCGCCTGACGTTGGACCGCATCCGCGCACTCGACCCGGATGTTCTGCTCGGTTGGGCAGTGGTCGATTTCGATCTCCGTGTTCTCGCCAGCCGGGCGGAGGCCCATCGGACTCCCTTTTTCCTGGGTCGGGCCGACGAGGCAGTGCGTTTCCAGCGCGACCTGGGGTTCACACGCCAATCCCGCGCCGAAGTGCCGGGCCGCATGGTGCTCGACGGCATTCCCCTGGTGCGCGATGCCCTGCGCCTGCCCGACTACCGGTTGGAGACGGTCGGTCAGCACGTGCTCGGTCGCGGCAAGAAGATCGATCAATCGGCGCCGAACAAGGCCCAGGAGATCTACCGGATGTGGCGCGAGGACCCGGAATCTCTCGCCATCTACAACCTGGAGGACGCACGGCTGGTGCCGCAGATCCTCG includes these proteins:
- a CDS encoding DUF3604 domain-containing protein; translation: MPAAGLAFDRTEAREACTQHDRLRRPFFGDTHVHTAFSFDASTQDTRNTPRDAYRFAKGDPMGIQPYDEDNQPTRTIQLDRPLDWTAISDHAELFGTVRVCTTPGMDGYWHPVCIAHRNFPSIAFQLTAGRTLVGKSRWGLCGDEGARCAEQRGVVWQEIQDAAEEAYDRSGACRFTSFVGYEWTGTVGTGQNLHRNVIFRNENVPPMPTSWVDTPSAIDLWDRLQGECVEGRDGCDVLTIPHNSNLSGGLMFQSAGVASPDDDGMAIGADEAQRRSRWEPLVEMVQHKGDSECDVAAGWAGEEACGFEKLPYDRFGAKFSMFVSEEVPPAGSFVRDALKQGLLVGWQTGANPFKFGVIGSTDSHIAAPGMTAEEGHPGHGGAGLGAGQGVPVGFSDDFEFNPGGLAVLWAEENSRDSLFAAMQRREAYATSGTRPIVRFFGGWDYPADLCEQEDFVAQGYQRGVAMGSDFADRPATADAPRLAVWALQDGGVGGRPLQRIEVVKGWLQEGEAKEEVILVAGAKGGADVDLSTCEPTGSGGAQSLCSVWTDPDFDPSEPAFYYARVLENPTCRWSQYVCIAAKVDCAEPEKIPDALSACCSEAHRPRIQERAWSSPIWYTPSPGER
- a CDS encoding phosphotransferase family protein; this translates as MADDEPIKGIRAENVTAWFESNIPDVKPPLCFSLITGGHSNLTYKVEDAAGNAFVLRRPPLGAVIATAHDMGREHRIIAAVGPTPVPVPSALGLCQDESVNDAPFYVMNYVEGHVLTDADISTRVLDESARGRLGEHVVEVLADLHAVDPDAIGLGDLGRKESYLARQIKRWRTQWEKTKTRELASMEEVAAGLEAQMPEQIGASIVHGDYRLGNMLSLAEGKVAAVLDWELCTLGDPLADIGYIMNNWTEVGEAEASAGGAAISPTACTGFPTRAEFLARYTERTGRDVSKVSYYRAFQYWRLAAIVEGVLSRYLKGVMGAAANTDLFQAQVDALAASAVEMMQELD
- a CDS encoding phosphotriesterase, which produces MAPQIQTVTGSISPEELGRTLMHEHLLIGYPGWESDTIHPGPSRDEMRAAVTDRIAEIRDHGVVSMLDPCPADLGRDVEFMAEMAGRTGFQIICATGLYKQNEGGFPYWHFRGGFAPVVDAMAELFEKELTDGIGETGVRAGIIKVATGAGEITPYERNVLLAAAKASVATGAPITTHTDEGTMGDEQQRILVENGVPPHRILIGHSCGSTDHAYHMQLVGGGSYLGFDRFGIELLHPDAERIASLVRLLEAGAGGHVVVSHDSVWCWRGQPLPPELYAEVIKVWNPSHFFERIVPRLREAGVSDAQIEWLLVDNPRAFFAGEKPGAG
- a CDS encoding glucose 1-dehydrogenase — protein: MAERLVGKVALVTGGARGIGLETARAFTLEGARVVLVDLDEAEGAAAAEGLREEGAEALFVKADVSKPADCERMVAAAERSFGALHVLFNNAGISHIDDGDAESTEEAVFDLTMNVNVKGVFLGCKFGIPALRRAGGGSIINTASFVASLGAATPQLAYTASKGAVLALSRELAVIHAREEIRVNALCPGPLRTELLMKYLDTEEKKQRRLVHIPMGRFGEAQEIAQSVVFLASDESSFVTGATFAVDGGITAAYVTPE
- the moaA gene encoding GTP 3',8-cyclase MoaA → MGLRGLTGRGGSAAATELPDARGRLFRDLRISVTDRCNFRCPYCMPAEVFGEDYRFLPRKDILRFEEVLRVARLAVELGATKLRITGGEPLVRANLSDLIAGLVAIPGVKDLALTTNGVLLPGQAAALADAGLQRVTVSLDSLRPEVFQRTSGGRGEPEQVLAGIAAAEAAGLGPIKINCVVQRDMNQDDVVALARHFRGTGHIVRFIEFMDVGTMNAWRLEQVVPAREIVERVDAEFPLEPVDPNYSGEVARRYRYRDGSGEIGVIASVSEPFCGGCTRARLSAEGELVTCLFAKGGRDLKTPLRAGVSDATLREMIAGTWTEREDRYSEERSGKAGPRKAGERIEMYRIGG
- a CDS encoding 4Fe-4S dicluster domain-containing protein codes for the protein MPWVITSLCQDKVDAACVEVCPVDCIYEYKGDDKSAFPNQLYIDPEECIDCGVCEPECPWEAIFEDERVPEVFADDVAKNAKIVDDKDAFDVPEVTEHPTPSTEEVAENKKKWGYAD